The sequence below is a genomic window from Betaproteobacteria bacterium.
TCAGAACGTAGTGTGCCTTGTGGACTTTTTGAATGGGGAAAGTCATCTGCCGGCGCCCCCAATCTTCCAGGCGGTAGATCTTGCCGTTACGGCTGGTCACCATGCCGCGGTAGCGCTCGATCATGGCGGGAACTTGCTCGCTCTGATCCGGGTGGACAATAAACACCATCTCGTAATGTCGCATTCAGTCTCCTTATGGGTAAATGCCTCCCGGCGGCGGAGCGGGCGCTCCAGGGAACCTCGGTGAGGCAAGGATTTGCGAAGGGGGCGGATTATACAGAGATCGGGCACCGTGGCGCGATAACCCGGGCCTGGGCGGCAGGCGGGCATCGGGGGCCCATGAAATGAATGCCAACATACCCTAGGGAAACTTCAGGAAGATTCCTTGTTCGGCGAGAAACTGCACGGCATTCTCCTGGGATATGAAGACGTCCTTATAGGACTTTCCGCCGGGCCCGAGGGCGAGAGGTTCCGAGCCCAGATCGTTTCTTCGCGCCAGGACGTACTCCAGGGCAAAGACCACTTCCTTGCGTTTTTGCTGCTGGTTCTGCCGGAGTATGCGGTAGAGCGCTTGGTCGAAGAGGGTCTCCTTGGAGGGTTCGCCGCGCACGCACCAGTAGTAGCCGGTGACGGAGCCGTGGCCGGCACTGGTATGAAGCGGACCGCCAGTCTGGGTCTGGGCGTTCTCGAAGGTGCTGTAGTAGTACTGCTCATCGTAGCGGTTGCGGTCCGCGACGATGTAGGTGGCATTGCTTATGAGCGGTCCGATACCGCCTTCCCGGTAATTGCCGGCCATGGAGGCCTGGAGCAATTCCACGGCGTAAGGCAACCGGGCCTTCTGGCCTTCGCAATAGCGCACAGCGAGTTGGGCTCTCACCTTCGTCTGGGGGAATGAGGGCGCGATCCATGTGAGCTGCGGCTGCGGATTCTCCCAATTGGGATACACCATCCCTTGCAGGAAATCCATCACCTTGTTCGCCAAGAGCCAGCCCACTTCATCGATGGGGCCTTGCGCGCTAAAGCTCTTGATCCGCAGCGTGAGCAAGTCCTCGAGATTGAGTACCACCCGCACTGTTCCGCGGCCGGCAACCGTATAGGTGCCATAGGCGAGGAAACGCAGCTCGCGCACCATTTTCAGGGCTTCCGCCACCGGCATTTCCTTGCGCGACATCTTCTGCAAATCCTCGCCGGACATCCATACCAAGCCGGTGCGTTGCTCGCTCTCGTTCAAGCGGCGCTCGGTGTAGAAGCTGTTGACCGCGGCCCTGAAATCTTCCGACAGGGAGACGGAAATACCCTCATGCACCTCCTGCGCATGGCGGCGCGCCAAGCCATCGAATTGCACGATGGTCCCGGCGAGTACCTGCGCCAGCCGGGCCACGTCGTCGCTGGAGGAAGCCAGCGGTACCAGAAGGTAGGCCAATTCCCCCAATAACTAGCCCCGCGCCCGGGCGCGGGGCTTGGAGAGTTCAGCGTCGAACTCGTGGTAGTTGGCGCCCTTGACGAAGGGGATATTGCCCCAGATCAGCTTCTTTCCCTCTTCGGCGCCAGCGAGACGGGCGCCGAAGAGCAGGGACAAGGCGAGTGCGACCAACATCTTCACGGCGGGAATCTCATTGGAGGGTGCGAATGCCAGGAGCCTAGACCAAGTGCAAGGTGGCCACACCCTTTGTCAGAGCATGTAAAGCCCCAGACTCACTCCACGGGGCGCGATGCGAGCGCTTCCGCGCGCGGACGGCCTGTAAATACACGGCGTATGCGCTCGATGGCATCATCCACATAGGTGAATACCACCGGGATAACCAGCAAACTCAAGAAAGTCGAGGTAATCAAGCCGCCAATCACCACGATGGCCATGGGTGCGCGAAAGCTTGGGTCTGTACCGATACCCAAGGCAATCGGCAGCATGCCGGTGCCCATGGCCACCGTGGTCATGACGATGGGCCGTGCGCGCTTGTGGCAGGCATCCAGCAGTGCGTCCCAGCGGTTCAATCCGTGCTCGCGCCGGGCGAGAATCACGTAATCGATGAGCAAGATGGAGTTCTTGGTGGCCACACCCATCAACATGATGAGGCCGATCATCGAAGGCATCGACAGCGCCGTGTGGGTGATGAACAGGGCGAGGAAGGCGCCGGGAATCGAGAGTACAAGCGCCGCCAGAATCGTCACGGGCTGCACGAAATCCTTGAACAGCAACACCAGCACGAGGTAGATACACAGCACGCCGGTGAGCATGGCCAAGCCAAAGCTCGCGAACAGTTCGTTCATGGCCTCCGCATCTCCGACCGACGTTCGCAGCACGCCGGGAGGAAGATTCTTCAAGCTCGGCAACGCCAGGGCTTGGGTCTCGACGAATCCGAGAGGTTGCTGGTTAAGCTCGATCTCGAAATTGATGCTGCGCAGGCGGTCGTAACGGTCGATCTGCGCGGGACCGCTGGCGATGGTGAGGGAAGCCACATGCCCCAACATCACCGGGCCGTGCTTGCCCGGCACCGTCAGCCGCCCCAGCAAAGAGAGGTCTTGGCGCGCTTCGGGCGGCAGCTTCACCACGATGGGCACCTGCCGTTGCGTTAAATTCAGCTTCGCCAAGCCTTGGTCGTAATCGCCCGCCGTGGCGATACGCAAGGTATCGGCGATGGCGGCGGAGGTCACGCCAAGATCCGCCGCGCGCGAAAAATCCGGCTTCACCACGAGTTCGGGCCGCACCAAGCTCGCCGTGGTATTCACGTTCCCGATGCCAGGAATGGTACGCAGCTCGCGCTCCACTTGGCGCGCGTGATCGGACAACACCTGCCCGTTTTCGCTGGCGAGCACCAGCACGTATTTCTCGTTGGCTCCGCCCAATCCCACGGACACGCGCGCGCCAGGAAGCGCTTCGAGAAGCTGGCGCAGTTCCCGTTCGATCTGCTGTTTACTCACTCCGCGCCGCTCCTTGCGCGGAGTCATGTTGATGGTCAAAGTGGCCTTGCGAACTTCGGCGGCTCCACGGGGCGTGAATGGATCGCCGCCCGCGGCGCCCCCGCCGATGGCTGTATAGACCAGTTTGACGTGAGGATGCTTCTGGACCAACTCGCGCGCGTGTTCCGCCGCCCCATAGGTCTCCGTGAAGGCCGCTCCTGGAGGAAGGGTGACGTACACCTGGGTTTGCGACAAATCGTCCGGCGGCAGAAAACCCGTGGGTAACAATGGAACCAGCGCGAAGGAACCGAAGAAAAATACGGCCGCCACCAGCGAGGTGAGCACCCTATGCTTCAAGCACCACGCCACCCACTTCATGTACAAATTCATCCAGCCCGGTTCTTTGTGCTCCGTGGCACTAGGCTTCAGTACATAGGCGGCCATCATGGGCGTCAGCATGCGCGCCACCACCAGCGAGAAGAAGACGGCGATGGCCGCGGTCCAGCCGAACTGCACGAAGAATTTTCCGGCGATGCCGCTCATGAAGGCGGTGGGGAGAAACACCGCGATCAACGTGAAGGTGGTTGCGATCACGGCCAGCCCGATCTCATCGGCCGCTTCCATGGCGGCCTGGAAAGGCGTCTTGGCCATGCGCAGATGGCGCATGATGTTCTCGATCTCCACGATGGCGTCGTCCACCAGAATTCCCACCACCAGGGAGAGCGAAAGCAAGGTGACCACGTTGATGGTGAAGCCCATCAGGTACATCACGGCGAACGCCGGGATGATGGAAAGCGGAAGCGCGGTGGCCGAAACCAGCGTCGCGCGCCAATCGCGAAGGAAGAGCCATACCACGAGGACCGCTAGCAGAGCGCCTTCGTACATCAGCCACATGGAGCCGACGTAGTTCTCCTCGACGGGGTCGACGAAATTGAAGGCTTCCGTGATCGTGACGTGCGGATGCTGGGCCTTGAGCTTCTCCAACGCGGCGCGCACTCCCTGCGCTACCTCAACCTCGCCGGCGCCCCGGCTGCGCGTGATCTCGAAACCCACTACGGGTTTTCCGTTAAGCAAGGCAGCGGAGCGGAGCTCGGCGACAGTGTCGGTCACGCGCGCCACTTGACCGAGACTCACGCGCCGCCCGTCGGCCAGCGCGATATCCATACCGGCCAACTCTTCGGCGGTGCGCACCGTGGCAACGGTGCGCACCGATTGTTCGATGCCGCCCACGTCCGCGCGGCCGCCCGAGGCTTCCTGCTGAATCTGCCGAAGTTGGCGGGACATGTCCGCCACCGTGGCGCCAAGAGCCAGCAGCCGGGCCACGTCGATCTCGACGCGAATTTCGCGCTCCACTCCTCCCACCCGTGCCACGGCGCCCACACCACGTACCGCCAGCATGTTCTTGGCGATGGTGTTGTCCACGAACCAGGACAAAGCTTCATCGTCCATGCGCTCTGACGCCACGGTGTAGGTGAGGATCGGCATGCCCGCCACATCCATCTTGGAGATGACGGGATCGCGCAAGTCACCCGGCAGATCGGACCGCACGCGGGCCACCGCGTCGCGCACGTCGTCCAGCCCTTCCTGCGTGGGCTTCTCCAATCGGAATTCGGTGGTGACCGTGGCGGTACCGTCCTGCACTTTTGTGTAGATGTGCTTCACGCCCTGCAAGGTCGCGATGGAATTCTCGATCTTGCGCGCGACTTCTGTCTCCATTTGCGAGGGCGCCGCCCCCGGCAACGTGGCGGTCACGATAATGGTCGGCAGATCGATATCCGGAAACTGCTGGATCTTCATCGCGCGAAACAGCATCAAACCCGAAAGCGTCAGCAGAATGAACAGCAGGATCGACGGTATGGGGTTGCGGATGGACCAGGCGGAGACGTTCATGGCTTGTTGGCCTTTATTTCTTGGCAGTGGGCGGCACGGGTGCGGCCGCTTCGATCACGCGTACCGTGTCCCCATCGGCCAGAAAGGCTGCACCGCTGGCCACCACTCGCGTCCCGGCGGCAAGACCACTCGCAATCTCGATGCGGTCGCCGAGGCGGCGGGCAACGCTCACCTTTGCGAGCTGCACTGTGTCCCGGTCCGTGAGCTTGAACACGTAGCTGAAGCCATCGCGCAATAGCACGGCGGACTGCGGCAGCGTGAGCGCGGGCGCTTCGCCGAGATCGAACTCGCCGCGAGCGAAGGTCCCGGCGCGGGCCTGGCCGCCCGCGGGCAGATCGACATACACGAGCCCTGTACGCGTTTGCGGATCGACCGTGGGAGCGGCCATGCGCACTTGGCCCTTGACTTCGCTCCCGCTGTCGGTGGTAAGTCGTGCCACTTGTCCAGGGACGATAAGAGGTAATTCGGCGGCCGTCACCTCCGCGCGCCACTCCAAGCGGTTCTGGCGGATAAGCCGAAAAAGCTCCTGTCCCGCTTGCGCTAGTGAGCCCACCGTGGCCGCCCTCGCCGAAATCACGCCATCGTCGGGCGCAACCACACGGGTTTGGATCATTCGCAATTCAGTGGAGCGCACCCTTGCGCGCGCGGCGGACAAGCGCGCCGCCGCTGCCTGCTCGGAGGCCGCGGCCTGCGTCACCTGCTGGGCGCTGATGAAGTTGGCCGCACGCAACTGGCGCGCGCGATCGGCGTTGGAGAGCGCCTCGGCGTGCATGGCCCGGGCCTCTTCCACCGCCGCGCGGGCTTGGGCCAGTTCGGCCTCCACGGTCTCCGAAGCGATGCGGGCGAGCAACTGGCCGCGCTTGACTTCATCTCCCACGTTGACACGGACTTCCATCAGACGAAGGCCGCCAATCTCCGCCCCGATAATGGCCTCCTGCCACGCGGCGATGCTGCCGTTCGCCACCAAGGTGCGCGGCCACTGCGCGTGTTCCAGAGTGATAGCGGACACAGACAAGGCGGGCTTCGCATTGTTGGGCGGCTCAGGCGCCTTCTTGTCGTCCTTGACGAGCGCGCTCGTTGCCACCAAGGCAATCGCTCCCAGCGCGACTAGTGCGCCAATAATCGTGAGTTTGAGTTTCCGGCTCTTCATAGTATGGCCCTTACTTTCCTGTTCCATTCTTGGACCGGGAGCGTGCTGCCCGCCGCGCGGCGATTTCGTGCGCCAGCAGTGCCTCGCTATATCCCACGAGGCGGTCCAAAATCTTCTCCGCCGCATGGGGCCTACGCAACACGTCCGGCGCCAAGATCTTGATGAACTCGCGCGACATGCAGTAGTCGTGGGCCATGGCCACCAGCGCGAACGCCAGTTGGTGCGAATCCGTATCCGGCTTCTTCAGAGCGCAATGACGGGCCAGGAGTTCCACCAAGGCATTGTGGTGTGGCAGGATGGTTCTCTCGACGATATCGCGGAATACACTGCTCGGTTCCAGCATCTCGCGCATATGCAACCGCATCACCATGGCCTCTTCCGCTTCGCTCATGTAATGCGCGAGGAAAGGGCCGAGGAACTTGCGCATGGATTGACCGAAAGTGAGCGCGGGGTCGTCGAAGCGGCCGAACTGCTCCGTGAGCATATCGATGGGCCGGGTCAGCACGGCACGATAAAGCCCCTCTTTATCGCCAAAGTAATAATGGATCGAGGCCAGATTCGCCTGCGCGGCCTCGCATATTTCTCGCGTGGAAGCGGCCGAATATCCCTTGGCCGAGAATATGCGCGTGGCTTCCGTGACTAGCCGCTCGCGCGCACGCTCCCCTTTGCCGGTGACACCATTGCGCTGGGACGGCTGGGGTGAGATTCTGCGGATCGCCTGGTTAACCATGGGCATAACGATAACATAAAATCAGTCGTATGCTGGAAAATAATTTGAGCGCCCGGTTTCATATGAAATATAGGTGCTGAAGTACGCAAAGTCCGGGATTCAATATGCGTTA
It includes:
- a CDS encoding efflux RND transporter permease subunit; this encodes MNVSAWSIRNPIPSILLFILLTLSGLMLFRAMKIQQFPDIDLPTIIVTATLPGAAPSQMETEVARKIENSIATLQGVKHIYTKVQDGTATVTTEFRLEKPTQEGLDDVRDAVARVRSDLPGDLRDPVISKMDVAGMPILTYTVASERMDDEALSWFVDNTIAKNMLAVRGVGAVARVGGVEREIRVEIDVARLLALGATVADMSRQLRQIQQEASGGRADVGGIEQSVRTVATVRTAEELAGMDIALADGRRVSLGQVARVTDTVAELRSAALLNGKPVVGFEITRSRGAGEVEVAQGVRAALEKLKAQHPHVTITEAFNFVDPVEENYVGSMWLMYEGALLAVLVVWLFLRDWRATLVSATALPLSIIPAFAVMYLMGFTINVVTLLSLSLVVGILVDDAIVEIENIMRHLRMAKTPFQAAMEAADEIGLAVIATTFTLIAVFLPTAFMSGIAGKFFVQFGWTAAIAVFFSLVVARMLTPMMAAYVLKPSATEHKEPGWMNLYMKWVAWCLKHRVLTSLVAAVFFFGSFALVPLLPTGFLPPDDLSQTQVYVTLPPGAAFTETYGAAEHARELVQKHPHVKLVYTAIGGGAAGGDPFTPRGAAEVRKATLTINMTPRKERRGVSKQQIERELRQLLEALPGARVSVGLGGANEKYVLVLASENGQVLSDHARQVERELRTIPGIGNVNTTASLVRPELVVKPDFSRAADLGVTSAAIADTLRIATAGDYDQGLAKLNLTQRQVPIVVKLPPEARQDLSLLGRLTVPGKHGPVMLGHVASLTIASGPAQIDRYDRLRSINFEIELNQQPLGFVETQALALPSLKNLPPGVLRTSVGDAEAMNELFASFGLAMLTGVLCIYLVLVLLFKDFVQPVTILAALVLSIPGAFLALFITHTALSMPSMIGLIMLMGVATKNSILLIDYVILARREHGLNRWDALLDACHKRARPIVMTTVAMGTGMLPIALGIGTDPSFRAPMAIVVIGGLITSTFLSLLVIPVVFTYVDDAIERIRRVFTGRPRAEALASRPVE
- a CDS encoding efflux RND transporter periplasmic adaptor subunit; this encodes MKSRKLKLTIIGALVALGAIALVATSALVKDDKKAPEPPNNAKPALSVSAITLEHAQWPRTLVANGSIAAWQEAIIGAEIGGLRLMEVRVNVGDEVKRGQLLARIASETVEAELAQARAAVEEARAMHAEALSNADRARQLRAANFISAQQVTQAAASEQAAAARLSAARARVRSTELRMIQTRVVAPDDGVISARAATVGSLAQAGQELFRLIRQNRLEWRAEVTAAELPLIVPGQVARLTTDSGSEVKGQVRMAAPTVDPQTRTGLVYVDLPAGGQARAGTFARGEFDLGEAPALTLPQSAVLLRDGFSYVFKLTDRDTVQLAKVSVARRLGDRIEIASGLAAGTRVVASGAAFLADGDTVRVIEAAAPVPPTAKK
- a CDS encoding DUF1956 domain-containing protein — encoded protein: MPMVNQAIRRISPQPSQRNGVTGKGERARERLVTEATRIFSAKGYSAASTREICEAAQANLASIHYYFGDKEGLYRAVLTRPIDMLTEQFGRFDDPALTFGQSMRKFLGPFLAHYMSEAEEAMVMRLHMREMLEPSSVFRDIVERTILPHHNALVELLARHCALKKPDTDSHQLAFALVAMAHDYCMSREFIKILAPDVLRRPHAAEKILDRLVGYSEALLAHEIAARRAARSRSKNGTGK